The stretch of DNA CGAGGGCAATATCTACGAATGCCTGATCGAGGGCTACAAGCACGATCTTCGCAACTGCTGGTGGATCGTCGACTACAACCGTCAGAGCCTCGATGCGACGACGGCGGACCGGATGTTCCGTCGATTCGACGACATCTTCGAGACCTGCGGGTGGCGAGTCATCACGCTGAAGCACGGGCGGATGCAGCGCGAGGCATTTGCCAAGCCCGGCGGGAAGGCGCTGGAGGAGTGGATCGAAACGTGCCCCAATGCCGATTTCGCCGCGCTCACCTATCTCGGCGGGGAGGCGTGGCGCGAGCGGCTGATGCGCGATATCGGAAGAAAGCGGGGCGTGGCGGCGCTGCTGTCCGAATACGACGACCCCGCGCTCGCCCGGCTGATGACCAATCTCGGCGGGCATTGCATCGAAACGCTGCTCGATGCCTTCGCGCGGATGGACGACGAGCGCCCGACGCTGCTCATCGCCTATACGGTCAAGGGCTACGGTCTCCCGCTTGCCGGGCACAAGGACAACCATTCGGGCATGATGAGCACCGCGCAGATCGAAGGGCTGCGCGACGATCTCGGTATTGCCGAGGGCGAGGAATGGGACAAATGGGCGGGGCTCGGCGATAATCTCGCCAGCACGCTCGAAAGCTTCATCGCCGACAGCCCCATTGCCCGGAAGAAACCAGAACACCGCGCGCCCGCCGTGCCGCTGCCGCAGCGGCTGCCGGTGCCGAGCGGCGATATGCTTTCGACGCAGGCCGCTTTCGGCAAGATCCTCCACGACCTCGCCAAGTCCGACAGCGAGCTTGCCGACCGGATCGTGACGACCGCGCCCGACGTCACCCAGACGACGAACCTCGGCGCCTTCGTCAACCAGCGTGGGCTGTTCCGGCGGCAGGAACTGGCCGACGTGTTCCAGCGCTCGAAAATCCCTTCCGCGCAGAAATGGGCGGCCCACGCAGCGGGGCAGCACATCGAACTGGGTATCGCGGAGAACAATTTCTTCCTCCTGCTCGCATCGCTCGGCCTGTCTGCGGAGCATTTCGGAACGCGTCTGATGCCGGTGGGCACGGTCTACGATCCCTTCATCGCGCGCGGGCTCGATGCGCTCAATTACGGGTGCTACCAGGACGCGCGCTTCCTGCTTGTGGGCACGCCTTCGGGCATCACGCTTGCGGGAGAGGGCGGGGCGCACCAGTCGATCAATACGCCGCTGATCGGGATGGGCCAGCCCAACCTCGACTCTTTCGAGCCCGCCTTCGCCGACGAGGTCGCGCTCATGATGCGCCATGCCTTCGAGCGGATGCAGGCAGAGGACGGAAGCTCGGTCTACCTGCGCCTGACGACCCGTGCGATCGCGCAGGAAACGCGCGCCGATGCGAGCTGGCAGGAGGGCGCTCTCAAGGGCGGCTACTGGCTGCGCGAGCCCGCACCGGGCGCTTCGGCCGCCATCGCCTTCAGCGGGGCGGTTGCGCCCGAGGCGCTGGCGGCCTGGGAGGCCCTGCAGGACGACCTTCCGGGCCTCGGGCTGCTCGCCGTGACCTCGCCCGACCTGCTCCACCGCGACTGGAGCGCCGCGCGCGCCGCGCGCTGGAGCGGCGGGGCGCGTGAGGAGAGCCACGTCGAGACGCTGCTCGGCGGGCTCGCCCGGGACGCTGGGCTTGTTACTGTTCTCGACGGATCGCCTGCCGCGCTTTCGTGGCTCGGCGCCGTGCGCGGGCAGCGGGTCAGCCCATTGGGTGTCGATCGCTTCGGCCAGACCGGCGACCTGCCCGACCTCCACCGCACCTACCGGCTCGACACCGACGCGATCATCGATGCCATGGCGGAGCTGTTCCTCTAGCCCCGCCGGGCCGAAAGGAAGGCAAAGGCCGAAAGCGACACCACGCCGAGCGAGAGCGCGACCAGCATCGCCGATGTCCCTGCCCAGCCGGCCCAGTCATAGACGGCAGGACCCAGCAGGCTGCCGAGCGCGCCGCCGAGGAACATGATGACGATGTAGACGGTGCTCAGCCGGGTGCGGATCGCCGGTTCCAGCGAAAGGAAGGTCATCCGTCCCGTCACGTCGATGGTGGGGCCGACCATGTTGACCACGACCAGCGGCACGACGATCCCCCACACGCTCCATCCGAGTGGGTAGAGCAGAGCGAGGCCGGTGGCCGACACGCAGGCCGCCATGACCCGCGCCTTGCGCGCCCCGATCCGGTCGGCGAGGCGGCCGAGGCGCGGCGTGGTAACGATGCTCACCGCCGCCAGCCCCGCCAGATAGCCGACCGTGTCCACGCCATAGCCGAGCTGCGGGTTGGTGAGATGCAGCGCCAGCGCCAGCCACGTCGCCGTGAAGGTCGCGAAATTGAGCCCCTGGATGATCGCGGAGATCATCATGTCGCGGTTGCCCTTCGCCAGCGCGAAAACCGAGGCGAGCAGCGCGCCGTAGCTTCCCGTCGGGCTTTTCGCCGCGCGCCCCTCGCTGCGCATCGCCACGGGAAGGGCCAGCGTCACCGCCGCCATCAGCGCGAAGGCGCACCAGTAGACCGCCCTCCAGCCAAAGCGTTCCGCGACCACGCCAGCCCCGACCCGCGCGACGAGGATGCCGAAGATCACACCGACGGTCAGCAGCGCCGTCACCTGCCCGAGCCGGCCGGGAGCGACCCGCTTCGAGGCGAAGGCGGGGATCAGGTAGGGCGCGATGGTGACGAAGCCGAGCAGGGTCGAGGCCGCGGTGAACAGCGCGAAATCCTCCGCCAGCGCCATGCCGAGCATGAAGAGGCTCTGCAGGCTCACGAACAGGATGCACAGCGAACGGTTCGAATAGCGATCGCCCAGCGGCAGCAGCAGGAAGATGCCGAGCGCAAGCGCGAGCTGGTTCAGCGCCGGGACGATCCCGATGCGCGCCTCGCTCACCCCGAAGCTTTCCGCGACCTCGCCGATGATCGGGTGGATGTAATAGGCATTCGCCGTTACCACCGCGACCGTCACCGCGAGCGCATATTCCTGCGCGCGGGTGAGGTGGTCGGGCTCGGTCTCGGCGGCGGAAGTGGCGTTCAACCGAGCACGCCCGCCTTTCTCGCGGTATCGATGACGCCTTGCGCGAGCTCGGCCGGGCGGTCCTCCTGGCAGAAATGGCCGCAGGTGGGCAGGATCGCGTGCGGCATTCCCTCGGCCCCCTTGATCCGCTTCGCCAGCGTCTCGCCGAGCCCGCCCGTCACCGGATCGTCCGCGCCGAACAGGGTGAGGAAGGGCTTGTCGAAACCGGCGAGGCCGACCCAGGCGCGCTGGTTCTGTTCGATGCCGTCCATGCCGTCCTCGACCGGGACCAGCGCGGGAAAGGCACGCGCGCCCGCCTTGCTCGGCTCGTCGGGGAAGGGCGCGTCATAGGCCGCGATCTCCGCCTCGCTGCGCTCGGTCGCGGTGGCCCGGTCGATCAGCGCGCCGATGCGGAAATCGGGCGAGGACTTCGCGAATTCCCGCCACGCCATGAAGGCGGGCGAGGGCGTGCCGCCGGTCGGAAGGAAGGTGTTGGAAGCGACGACGCAGGTGAAGCGATCGGGCTCCTCGCCGACCATGCGCAGGCCGAGAAGGCCGCCCCAGTCCTGGCAGAACAGCGCGGCAGGCTCCGGACACACCGCCTCGCGCCATTGCTTCAGCCACGAGACGTGCCGGTCATAGGTGTAGAAGGCAATATCATCCGGCTTGTCGCTCTTGCCGAAGCCGACGAGGTCGGGCGCGAGGACGCGAAAGCCCGCTTCGACGAGCGGCGGGATCATCTTGCGATAGAGGAAACTCCAGCTCGGCTCGCCGTGGAAAAGGAATACGGGCGGGGCGTCCTTCGATCCCTCGTCGAGATAGTGCATCCTCCCGCGATGCCCTTCACCGAGGTCGATCTCGATCCAGTTCTCGGCGAAAGGGTAGTCGGGCAGATCGGCGAAACGCGCCGGGTCGGCTGTGAGGATGCGCATGATTCTTCTCTCCCTTATCGGGAGACGGGTAGCACGAAACAACCGATCGGCCAGAGCCGTGCGTGCAGGTCAGGCCGCCTCGCCGGGTTCCGCGCCCATCGGCACGCGCTCCTTGAAGGTGTGCGTAACGTACGGGAACGGTATCTCGATCCGCGCGGCGTCCAGTTCGCGCTTGATCGCGCGGATCACCTGGTCGCGGTTTTCGATCGTCGCCGCCCCGCTCGAAGGCGCCCACCAGCGCACGTGGAAATCGACCGAGGACGAATTGAATTCATTGGCGAGGATCTGGATCGGCTTGTCCTTGATGACGTGATCGACGCTTTCGACCGCGCGCCGGATCGCGGCATCGGCGGCCTCGAGATCGGTGTCGTAGGCGACCCCCACCATCACGTCGTAACGGCGCGAGTCGGCGTCGGTCCAGATCTCGACCGGGTTCATGAAAAGCATCGAATTGGGCATGATCGTAAGCTCGCCCGAAAAATGCCGGATATAGGTTTCGCGCAAGGCGATATGTTCGACCGTGCCGAGCACGCCTTCGCATTCGATCGTGTCGCCCACCCGCATCTTCTTGCGCAGCATGATGAGGACGCCTGCGAGGAAGTTCTCGAAGATGTCCTTGAAGGCGAAACCGATCGCGACCGAGCCGACCCCGAGCCCGGCGACGAGGCTGGCGGGCGACAGGTCCGGGATCATGATGATCGCCGCAGTAAGGAGGCCGGTCAGCCACACGCCGAGCCGCACCAGCCGGTCGATCAGCGCCCTGAGGCTCGGTCGCAGCTCCGCCTTGCCGACGAGCGCCCCCGCGATCCGGCCTGCCCCCTTGGCGACGAGCCACGTAAGGACAAGCACGACGATCCCGATGGCGATGGTCGGAACACTCGCGACCGCGGCGGCGGCCATGTCGTTGGTCTGGGCACGAAGTATGTCGATGATCTGCATTGGTTCCCCTGCGTTGCTTTTCATTCCAATCGGTTGGCAGCAACATATGTTCCCTGTCGCAGCACTCCTTCGGTCGGGCGCGAAACGGGCGGCGCGCGGTGCATTTCGGCTTGCAGGCGAAGGCCAAGTGTGATTCTGTAAGAAAGCTCAGGCGGTTCGAGGGGCATCATGCGCGGTCAGGTGAAAGAGCAGGCGAAGCAGGGCGTGGCGCTCGCGCTGCTGCTCGTGCTCGGCGGGTTCGCCATCGCCGGGCCGACGGGCCTGCTCGCGTGGTCGGAAAACCTCGCCGCGCTCGAAGCGCGCGAGGCCCGCATCGCCGAATTGACGGCCCGGCGCGATGCGCTGTCGAACCGGGTCGAACTGCTCGATCCCGAAGCCGCCGATCCCGACCTTGCGAGCGAGCTCGTGCGGCGCAATCTCGGCGTGCTGCACGCCGACGAAGTGGTGATCACGCTCGAGGAATAAGCGCGCCGCAGGTGATTGCGCGTCCCCCCATGACCCGCCTATAGGGCTGCCCGAGAGAGAAGCGCGCGCCTCCTCCTCCCCATGCGCGCGCATCATGCAAGAGAGGAATTCGCCCCTTGGCAAAGACCCCTTCGAAAAGCTCGTCCGCCAAAAAGCCCGCAGCCAAGCGTGCGCCCGCGAAATCGACGACCGCGGCGAAGGCCCGCTCCGCGCCCGCCGCGCCTTCGGACGATCCCGATTTCGAACTGCGCTCGCTCCAGCGCGAATTCGAGGAGGCGAAACTCTACGACGCGAGCGAGGAGGAAATGCTCGAATTCTACCGCCGGATGCTGCTTATCCGGCGGTTCGAGGAAAAGGCGGGCCAGCTTTACGGGCTCGGCCTGATCGGGGGCTTCTGCCACCTCTACATCGGGCAGGAAGCGGTCGCGATCGGGCTTCAGTCGGCGCTGGACAATGACCGTGACAGCGTCATCACGGGCTACCGCGACCACGGGCATATGCTCGCCTACGGGATCGATCCCAAGGTCATCATGGCAGAGCTGACCGGGCGGCAGGCGGGCATCTCCAAGGGCAAGGGCGGGTCGATGCATATGTTCTCGACCGAGCACAAGTTCTACGGCGGCCACGGCATCGTCGGCGCGCAGGTGCCGCTGGGCGGCGGGCTCGCCTTCGCCCACCAGTACAACGAGGACGGCGGCCTGTGCCTCGCCTATTTCGGCGACGGGGCAGCGAACCAGGGGCAGGTCTACGAGACCTTCAACATGGCCGCGCTGTGGAACCTGCCGATCGTCTTCGTGGTCGAAGACAACCAGTATGCAATGGGCACCTCGACAAAGCGCAGCTCCGCGGAAACCCGCTTCCATCGCCGCGGCACCTCCTTCCGCATTCCGGGCATGGATGTCGACGGCATGAATGTGCTCGAGGTCCGTGCCGCCGCCGAAGTCGCGTTCAGGCACGTGCGCGAGGGCAAGGGGCCGGTGCTGATGGAGCTCAACACCTATCGCTACCGCGGGCATTCGATGTCGGACCCGGCGAAATACCGAACCCGCGAGGAAGTGCAGGAACAGCGCGAACACCACGACCCGATCGAGCGGCTGAAGAAGCACATGATCGAGAACGGCAAGGACGAGGCCGAGCTGAAGGCGATCGACAAGGAAATCCGCGGGATCGTCGCCGAAGCGGCCGATTTCGCCGAGAACTCGCCCGAAC from Erythrobacter sp. encodes:
- a CDS encoding mechanosensitive ion channel family protein — protein: MQIIDILRAQTNDMAAAAVASVPTIAIGIVVLVLTWLVAKGAGRIAGALVGKAELRPSLRALIDRLVRLGVWLTGLLTAAIIMIPDLSPASLVAGLGVGSVAIGFAFKDIFENFLAGVLIMLRKKMRVGDTIECEGVLGTVEHIALRETYIRHFSGELTIMPNSMLFMNPVEIWTDADSRRYDVMVGVAYDTDLEAADAAIRRAVESVDHVIKDKPIQILANEFNSSSVDFHVRWWAPSSGAATIENRDQVIRAIKRELDAARIEIPFPYVTHTFKERVPMGAEPGEAA
- a CDS encoding MFS transporter — its product is MNATSAAETEPDHLTRAQEYALAVTVAVVTANAYYIHPIIGEVAESFGVSEARIGIVPALNQLALALGIFLLLPLGDRYSNRSLCILFVSLQSLFMLGMALAEDFALFTAASTLLGFVTIAPYLIPAFASKRVAPGRLGQVTALLTVGVIFGILVARVGAGVVAERFGWRAVYWCAFALMAAVTLALPVAMRSEGRAAKSPTGSYGALLASVFALAKGNRDMMISAIIQGLNFATFTATWLALALHLTNPQLGYGVDTVGYLAGLAAVSIVTTPRLGRLADRIGARKARVMAACVSATGLALLYPLGWSVWGIVVPLVVVNMVGPTIDVTGRMTFLSLEPAIRTRLSTVYIVIMFLGGALGSLLGPAVYDWAGWAGTSAMLVALSLGVVSLSAFAFLSARRG
- a CDS encoding transketolase; the encoded protein is MATSTDDTAKLTDRTALLEALDTRLRWLSAWTIHNANNIREKRDRLKVGGHQASCASMTAIMAALYFHALRPQDKVAVKPHASPVLHAIHYLLDEQTRDKLEAFRGLGGAQSYPSRTKDTIPVDFSTGSVGLGVAVTAFSSLVQDYLIAHGQMREEDAGRMIALMGDAELDEGNIYECLIEGYKHDLRNCWWIVDYNRQSLDATTADRMFRRFDDIFETCGWRVITLKHGRMQREAFAKPGGKALEEWIETCPNADFAALTYLGGEAWRERLMRDIGRKRGVAALLSEYDDPALARLMTNLGGHCIETLLDAFARMDDERPTLLIAYTVKGYGLPLAGHKDNHSGMMSTAQIEGLRDDLGIAEGEEWDKWAGLGDNLASTLESFIADSPIARKKPEHRAPAVPLPQRLPVPSGDMLSTQAAFGKILHDLAKSDSELADRIVTTAPDVTQTTNLGAFVNQRGLFRRQELADVFQRSKIPSAQKWAAHAAGQHIELGIAENNFFLLLASLGLSAEHFGTRLMPVGTVYDPFIARGLDALNYGCYQDARFLLVGTPSGITLAGEGGAHQSINTPLIGMGQPNLDSFEPAFADEVALMMRHAFERMQAEDGSSVYLRLTTRAIAQETRADASWQEGALKGGYWLREPAPGASAAIAFSGAVAPEALAAWEALQDDLPGLGLLAVTSPDLLHRDWSAARAARWSGGAREESHVETLLGGLARDAGLVTVLDGSPAALSWLGAVRGQRVSPLGVDRFGQTGDLPDLHRTYRLDTDAIIDAMAELFL
- a CDS encoding haloalkane dehalogenase, yielding MRILTADPARFADLPDYPFAENWIEIDLGEGHRGRMHYLDEGSKDAPPVFLFHGEPSWSFLYRKMIPPLVEAGFRVLAPDLVGFGKSDKPDDIAFYTYDRHVSWLKQWREAVCPEPAALFCQDWGGLLGLRMVGEEPDRFTCVVASNTFLPTGGTPSPAFMAWREFAKSSPDFRIGALIDRATATERSEAEIAAYDAPFPDEPSKAGARAFPALVPVEDGMDGIEQNQRAWVGLAGFDKPFLTLFGADDPVTGGLGETLAKRIKGAEGMPHAILPTCGHFCQEDRPAELAQGVIDTARKAGVLG
- the pdhA gene encoding pyruvate dehydrogenase (acetyl-transferring) E1 component subunit alpha translates to MAKTPSKSSSAKKPAAKRAPAKSTTAAKARSAPAAPSDDPDFELRSLQREFEEAKLYDASEEEMLEFYRRMLLIRRFEEKAGQLYGLGLIGGFCHLYIGQEAVAIGLQSALDNDRDSVITGYRDHGHMLAYGIDPKVIMAELTGRQAGISKGKGGSMHMFSTEHKFYGGHGIVGAQVPLGGGLAFAHQYNEDGGLCLAYFGDGAANQGQVYETFNMAALWNLPIVFVVEDNQYAMGTSTKRSSAETRFHRRGTSFRIPGMDVDGMNVLEVRAAAEVAFRHVREGKGPVLMELNTYRYRGHSMSDPAKYRTREEVQEQREHHDPIERLKKHMIENGKDEAELKAIDKEIRGIVAEAADFAENSPEPDASELYTDVLVEEY
- a CDS encoding septum formation initiator family protein, yielding MRGQVKEQAKQGVALALLLVLGGFAIAGPTGLLAWSENLAALEAREARIAELTARRDALSNRVELLDPEAADPDLASELVRRNLGVLHADEVVITLEE